A genomic window from Prunus persica cultivar Lovell chromosome G2, Prunus_persica_NCBIv2, whole genome shotgun sequence includes:
- the LOC18787227 gene encoding omega-3 fatty acid desaturase, chloroplastic translates to MGHLLHSSILVPYHGWRISHRTHHQNHGHVENDESWHPLSEKVYKTLDKATQMLRFTLPFPMLAYPFYLWSRSPGKSGSHFDPNSDLFVPNQKKFVIRYQLCSS, encoded by the exons ATGGGTCATTTACTTCATTCTTCAATCCTTGTCCCATACCATGGATG GAGAATAAGTCACAGAACTCATCATCAGAACCATGGACATGTCGAAAATGATGAGTCTTGGCATCCG TTATCTGAGAAAGTTTACAAGACTTTGGATAAGGCTACTCAGATGTTGAGGTTCACCTTGCCATTCCCTATGCTTGCTTACCCTTTCTATCTG TGGAGTCGAAGTCCCGGAAAGAGTGGCTCTCATTTTGATCCAAACAGCGACTTGTTTGTCccaaatcaaaagaaatttgTAATCCGATACCAATTGTGTTCCTCATGA